A genomic window from Tolypothrix sp. PCC 7910 includes:
- the fabZ gene encoding 3-hydroxyacyl-ACP dehydratase FabZ has product MTTLTEANTVDAIASAANDDNQSAPEPKKTFAIEEIQSLLPHRYPFLLVDKIIDYVPGKLAVGVKNVTFNEPHFQGHFPGRPLMPGVLIVEAMAQVGGMVMTQLPELEGGLFVFAGIDKVRFRRQVVPGDQLIMTVELLWVKQRRFGKMQGRAEVDGQLAAEGELMFSLVN; this is encoded by the coding sequence ATGACAACCCTCACCGAAGCCAATACCGTCGATGCGATCGCATCTGCTGCTAATGATGACAATCAAAGCGCACCAGAGCCAAAGAAAACCTTCGCCATTGAAGAGATTCAAAGCCTTTTGCCCCATCGCTACCCATTTTTACTGGTAGATAAAATTATTGACTATGTACCTGGCAAACTAGCGGTAGGCGTGAAAAATGTCACTTTTAATGAACCCCATTTTCAAGGACATTTCCCAGGACGGCCGCTGATGCCTGGGGTGCTAATTGTCGAAGCAATGGCACAGGTAGGCGGTATGGTCATGACACAGCTACCGGAGTTAGAAGGTGGACTATTCGTGTTTGCTGGGATTGATAAAGTCCGCTTCCGTCGGCAAGTAGTTCCCGGCGATCAGCTAATTATGACCGTGGAACTGTTGTGGGTTAAACAACGTCGTTTCGGTAAAATGCAAGGTCGTGCTGAAGTTGACGGTCAGTTAGCGGCTGAAGGCGAATTAATGTTTTCTCTAGTAAACTAA
- the lpxA gene encoding acyl-ACP--UDP-N-acetylglucosamine O-acyltransferase, translating into MKTLIHPTAVIHPKSELHPTVEVGAYAVIGAQVKVGPETVIGAHVVLEGPCEIGARNQIFPGAAIGMEPQDLKYVGEPTWVKIGDNNQIREYVTINRATGAGEATIIGNGNLLMAYVHVAHNCVIEDHVIIPNSVALAGHVHIESRARLGGVLGVHQFVRIGRHSMVGGMARIDRDVPPYMLVEGNPARVRTLNLVGLKRSGMDANELQLLKKAFRILYRSNLTFTEALEQLELLGDTEQLQHLRRFLLLSKMPGRRGLIPGKRKPSASDES; encoded by the coding sequence TTGAAGACGCTTATTCATCCAACTGCTGTAATTCATCCTAAATCGGAACTCCACCCAACGGTGGAAGTCGGTGCCTATGCTGTGATTGGAGCGCAGGTTAAAGTTGGCCCTGAAACCGTAATTGGTGCTCACGTAGTGCTAGAAGGGCCATGTGAAATTGGGGCGCGAAATCAGATTTTCCCTGGTGCAGCTATCGGTATGGAACCCCAGGATCTCAAATATGTGGGAGAACCTACCTGGGTCAAAATTGGCGACAATAACCAAATTCGTGAGTACGTCACGATTAACCGTGCTACTGGTGCAGGGGAAGCCACAATCATTGGCAATGGCAACCTACTGATGGCTTATGTTCATGTAGCTCACAACTGCGTGATCGAAGACCATGTAATTATCCCTAACTCAGTAGCCTTAGCGGGTCATGTTCACATAGAATCACGGGCTAGGCTAGGCGGAGTTCTGGGAGTCCATCAATTTGTGCGGATTGGCAGACACTCAATGGTAGGCGGTATGGCACGTATTGACCGCGATGTGCCGCCATATATGCTTGTGGAAGGAAATCCAGCCAGAGTTAGAACCCTTAACTTAGTAGGGTTAAAACGTTCTGGTATGGATGCGAATGAGTTACAACTTCTCAAAAAAGCCTTCCGCATTCTCTATCGCTCTAACTTAACTTTTACAGAAGCCTTAGAACAGTTAGAACTGCTAGGCGATACTGAACAGCTACAACATCTGCGACGCTTCCTATTGCTTTCTAAAATGCCAGGAAGACGTGGTTTAATTCCTGGAAAAAGAAAGCCTAGCGCCAGTGATGAGTCCTAA
- the lpxB gene encoding lipid-A-disaccharide synthase, producing MRIFISTGEVSGDLQGSLIIAALKRQAAAVGCELDIVALGGEKMAEAGATILGDTSHIGSMGILEALPYLVPTLLVQRKAIAYLKQNPPDLILLIDYMSPNIGIGTYMQENFPDVPVVYYIAPQEWVWSMNLRRTHRIVSFTDKLLAIFPQEASYYRQEGANVTWVGHPLVDRMQTAPSRQEARAKLNISPEAIAIALLPASRRQELKYLVPVIFQAAQTIQAKLPEVHFWIPLSLEEFREPITQAIARYGLRATVLSGQQKEVIAAADFAITKSGTVNLELALLNIPQVVVYRLNAITAWIARKILKGSIPFASPANLLVMREIVPEFLQEQATAENVTQAAMELLLNPDKRQQTLADYQKMRQSLGEIGVCDRAAQEILQILNKG from the coding sequence ATGCGGATATTTATCAGCACTGGCGAAGTGTCTGGCGATTTGCAAGGTTCTCTCATAATTGCGGCGCTGAAGCGTCAAGCTGCGGCCGTTGGCTGCGAATTAGACATTGTGGCGCTGGGTGGCGAAAAAATGGCTGAGGCTGGGGCGACCATACTGGGCGATACAAGTCATATTGGCTCAATGGGGATTCTAGAAGCGTTGCCTTATCTTGTACCCACTCTCTTAGTACAACGAAAAGCGATCGCTTACCTCAAGCAAAATCCCCCAGATTTGATATTACTCATTGATTACATGAGTCCAAATATCGGTATTGGCACTTATATGCAAGAAAATTTCCCAGATGTGCCAGTAGTTTATTACATTGCACCCCAAGAGTGGGTATGGTCGATGAATTTGCGGAGGACTCACCGCATTGTCAGTTTTACAGATAAACTCTTAGCCATCTTCCCCCAAGAAGCCAGTTATTATCGCCAGGAAGGTGCCAATGTTACGTGGGTAGGGCATCCTCTAGTTGATCGGATGCAAACCGCCCCCAGCCGCCAAGAAGCCCGCGCTAAATTGAATATTTCGCCAGAGGCGATCGCAATTGCTCTTTTACCTGCTTCCCGTCGTCAAGAATTAAAATATCTTGTACCAGTAATTTTTCAAGCTGCCCAAACTATTCAAGCTAAATTACCAGAGGTACATTTCTGGATACCCCTATCTTTAGAAGAATTTAGGGAACCCATTACTCAAGCAATTGCGCGTTATGGTTTGCGCGCGACAGTATTATCAGGTCAACAAAAAGAAGTCATCGCTGCGGCTGATTTCGCCATTACCAAATCAGGAACAGTCAACCTAGAACTTGCCTTGTTAAATATACCGCAAGTAGTTGTCTATCGCCTGAATGCTATTACAGCTTGGATTGCTCGTAAGATTCTCAAAGGTTCTATTCCCTTTGCATCACCAGCAAATTTACTAGTTATGCGGGAAATCGTACCAGAGTTTTTACAAGAGCAAGCTACAGCCGAGAATGTTACCCAAGCAGCAATGGAATTACTGCTCAACCCTGATAAGAGACAGCAAACCTTAGCTGATTATCAAAAAATGCGCCAGTCTTTGGGAGAAATTGGCGTATGCGATCGCGCTGCTCAAGAAATTTTGCAAATACTTAATAAAGGATGA
- a CDS encoding methyltransferase domain-containing protein yields the protein MVLASNYTDLFQGIKSKIDFNPYVRDKYEKRVVSKDRLLDIGGRNSSSNSRQRINLLNENPNNIIVSTDIIPDYQPDIVDDICNTKIEPNSFSGIYCDAILEHVKEYWVAIDNMYNILEPGGEAFIYVPFVWSFHDQMDYHRFTYAEVARMLEKFSELKVFSPGGSSGCQGFGYVFWYIITLTSITKFPWLHSTLSRGTNFLLDIGLSIAYYINKKKIQSKFGDVSREEFCFYFIHLFINHGFCAWVRK from the coding sequence ATGGTTTTAGCAAGTAATTATACAGATTTATTTCAAGGTATCAAATCAAAAATTGATTTTAACCCTTATGTAAGAGATAAATATGAAAAACGAGTAGTATCAAAAGATAGATTGCTTGATATAGGTGGCAGGAATAGCTCTTCTAACAGTCGTCAGAGAATTAACTTACTCAATGAAAATCCTAATAACATAATTGTCAGCACTGACATTATTCCTGATTATCAGCCAGACATTGTAGATGATATTTGCAATACGAAAATAGAACCAAACTCTTTTAGCGGTATTTACTGTGATGCAATATTAGAGCATGTTAAAGAGTATTGGGTAGCAATTGATAATATGTATAATATTTTAGAGCCAGGAGGAGAGGCTTTTATTTATGTTCCATTTGTTTGGAGCTTTCACGATCAAATGGACTATCATCGATTCACATATGCTGAAGTTGCAAGAATGTTAGAAAAGTTTTCTGAACTCAAAGTATTTTCCCCAGGAGGAAGTTCAGGATGTCAGGGATTTGGTTATGTTTTTTGGTATATTATAACGCTAACTAGTATTACTAAATTTCCTTGGTTACATAGTACATTAAGCCGAGGTACAAATTTTTTACTAGATATTGGTTTATCGATTGCTTACTATATAAATAAAAAGAAAATTCAAAGCAAATTTGGTGATGTTTCGCGCGAAGAGTTTTGTTTTTACTTTATCCATTTATTTATTAATCATGGCTTTTGTGCATGGGTAAGGAAATAA
- a CDS encoding ChuX/HutX family heme-like substrate-binding protein, giving the protein MTTTLKEFLTACENLGTLRLIVTSSAGVLEVRSKLEKLFYAELPKGKYANMHTENFEFHLNMDKITQVKFETAEAKRGNFTTYAIRFLDEKQEPALSLFLQWGKPGEYEPGQVENWQALKDKYGEIWQPLPAEI; this is encoded by the coding sequence ATGACCACAACCTTAAAAGAATTTTTAACAGCTTGCGAGAATTTAGGAACTTTGCGATTAATTGTAACTAGTAGTGCTGGTGTTTTAGAAGTTAGAAGCAAGCTAGAAAAGCTATTTTATGCGGAGTTACCCAAGGGTAAATATGCAAATATGCATACCGAAAATTTTGAGTTTCATCTGAATATGGACAAAATTACTCAGGTAAAATTTGAAACTGCTGAGGCGAAAAGGGGGAACTTTACAACCTATGCAATTAGGTTTTTAGATGAGAAACAAGAGCCAGCTTTAAGCCTATTTTTGCAATGGGGTAAGCCAGGAGAATATGAACCTGGACAAGTAGAGAATTGGCAGGCTCTTAAAGATAAGTATGGAGAAATTTGGCAACCTTTACCCGCTGAAATATAA
- a CDS encoding PhoH family protein codes for MADAFKIQLPNIPSAIALAGDGEENLKLLSQQTGASLVLRGQDLHISGTQKQIDLASRLVRSLEDLWIKGNSISSADIDTARQALDTQREGELQDLQRDILAKTRRGEEIRAKTFKQRQYIDAIRKRDLIFCTGPAGTGKTFLAVVVAVQALLANQYEKLILTRPAVEAGEKLGFLPGDLQQKVNPYLRPLYDAINEFIDPEKVPNLIERGVIEVAPLAYMRGRTLNNAFVIVDEAQNTTPAQIKMVLTRLGFRSRMVITGDMTQTDLPVNQQSGLAVALQVLKHVEGISFCEFSQRDVVRHPLVQRIVAAYEKYEA; via the coding sequence ATGGCAGATGCCTTCAAGATTCAGCTGCCGAATATTCCCAGTGCGATCGCTCTTGCTGGAGATGGAGAAGAGAATCTCAAACTCTTATCTCAGCAAACAGGCGCTAGCTTGGTGTTACGCGGACAGGACTTACATATTTCAGGCACACAAAAGCAAATTGATCTGGCTTCTCGATTAGTGCGATCGCTCGAAGACCTTTGGATTAAAGGTAATTCTATCTCTAGTGCGGATATTGATACAGCCCGTCAAGCTTTAGATACCCAACGAGAAGGCGAGTTGCAAGATTTACAGCGAGATATTCTGGCCAAAACTCGCCGCGGTGAGGAAATTCGGGCCAAAACCTTTAAACAGCGGCAGTATATTGATGCTATCCGCAAACGTGACCTCATTTTCTGCACGGGGCCAGCGGGGACTGGTAAAACTTTTTTGGCTGTTGTTGTTGCTGTGCAAGCACTTCTCGCCAATCAGTATGAAAAGCTGATTTTAACGCGTCCTGCGGTGGAAGCAGGTGAAAAACTCGGCTTTTTACCTGGAGATTTACAGCAAAAAGTCAATCCTTATCTCCGCCCACTTTATGATGCGATTAATGAATTTATCGATCCGGAAAAAGTCCCTAACTTAATAGAACGCGGTGTCATTGAAGTTGCACCTCTTGCTTATATGCGAGGACGTACCCTAAACAATGCTTTTGTGATTGTAGATGAAGCCCAAAATACTACACCAGCTCAAATCAAAATGGTTTTGACGCGTTTGGGCTTCCGTTCGCGTATGGTAATTACAGGTGATATGACACAAACTGATTTACCAGTAAACCAACAATCAGGTTTAGCGGTAGCTTTACAAGTTTTAAAACACGTGGAAGGCATTAGCTTTTGTGAATTCTCCCAAAGAGATGTCGTACGCCATCCCCTAGTTCAGCGCATTGTCGCCGCTTACGAAAAATACGAAGCATAG
- the rpsU gene encoding 30S ribosomal protein S21, whose protein sequence is MAEVRLGENESIDSAIRRFKKKIQKAGILSEVRRRERYEKPSLRRKRKEEAARKGIRY, encoded by the coding sequence GTGGCCGAAGTTCGTTTAGGTGAAAACGAGTCAATAGACTCTGCTATTAGACGCTTTAAAAAGAAAATTCAAAAAGCCGGAATTTTATCTGAAGTTAGACGCAGGGAAAGATACGAAAAGCCTAGTTTACGACGCAAGCGTAAAGAGGAAGCTGCACGCAAAGGTATTCGCTACTAA
- a CDS encoding KH domain-containing protein, translated as MFLNRSVQQQPHHNVETQSPAARPNYEGLVKFLVQPFLESPESLSVDCEISQSLQKAWIRIAFDSTDKGKVFGRGGRNIQAIRTVIAAAAEIAGQSVYLDIYGSSASREGASFDEEREERLPPPKSRERRGNGNSPRPIAKPRIR; from the coding sequence ATGTTTTTGAACAGGTCAGTGCAACAACAGCCGCATCATAATGTCGAAACACAATCCCCCGCAGCTAGACCCAACTACGAGGGGTTGGTCAAGTTTTTAGTGCAGCCTTTTTTAGAATCGCCAGAGTCTTTAAGCGTCGATTGTGAAATTTCTCAGAGCCTGCAAAAGGCTTGGATTCGCATCGCCTTTGACAGCACAGATAAAGGAAAAGTGTTTGGTCGCGGAGGACGCAATATTCAGGCGATTCGCACAGTGATTGCAGCTGCAGCTGAAATTGCTGGACAATCAGTATACCTGGATATATATGGCAGCAGCGCCTCACGAGAAGGTGCTTCTTTTGATGAAGAAAGGGAAGAGCGATTACCCCCGCCCAAATCAAGAGAAAGACGTGGAAACGGAAATAGCCCCAGACCTATTGCTAAACCCCGTATCCGCTAG
- the rpsP gene encoding 30S ribosomal protein S16: protein MIKLRLKRYGKKREASYRIVAINSLARRDGRPLEELGFYNPRTDEVRLDVPGIVKRLQQGAQPTDTVRRILVKANVFEQVSATTAAS, encoded by the coding sequence ATGATCAAACTGCGCTTGAAGCGATATGGTAAAAAACGGGAAGCGAGTTACCGCATCGTAGCTATTAACAGCCTCGCTCGCCGTGATGGTCGTCCCTTAGAAGAACTGGGATTCTACAACCCCAGAACGGATGAAGTACGATTGGATGTTCCCGGCATCGTCAAGCGACTACAACAAGGCGCTCAACCCACTGACACCGTCCGTCGCATCCTAGTAAAAGCCAATGTTTTTGAACAGGTCAGTGCAACAACAGCCGCATCATAA
- the ffh gene encoding signal recognition particle protein, translating to MFDALSDRLESAWKKLRGQDKISQSNIQDALREVRRALLEADVNLQVVKDFISGVEAKAQGAEVIAGVRPGEQFIKIVYDELVRVMGEENVPLVEVEEQPTIVLMAGLQGTGKTTATAKLALHLRKLDRSCLLVATDVYRPAAIDQLITLGKQIEVPVFELGSDADPVEIARQGVEQAKAQGVNTVIIDTAGRLQIDQDMMAELARIKETVQPHETLLVVDSMTGQEAANLTRTFHEQIGITGAILTKMDGDSRGGAALSVRQISGAPIKFVGVGEKVEALQPFYPDRMASRILGMGDVLTLVEKAQEEIDLADAEQMQEKILSAKFDFTDFLKQLRLLKNMGSLGGIIKMIPGMNKLSDDQLKHGETQLKRCEAMINSMTRQERHDPDLLASSPSRRRRIASGSGYKEADVSKLVADFQKMRSLMQQMGQGQFPGMPGMFGGGMGNAFASAGNRPAAPGWRGYPGNPGAAKKKKKDKKRKGFGNL from the coding sequence ATGTTTGATGCATTATCTGATCGTTTAGAATCTGCCTGGAAGAAACTCCGCGGACAAGATAAAATTTCTCAGTCCAACATTCAAGACGCTTTGCGAGAAGTACGCCGCGCCTTGTTGGAAGCAGATGTCAATCTCCAGGTAGTCAAAGATTTTATTAGTGGAGTCGAAGCCAAAGCACAGGGGGCTGAGGTAATCGCTGGCGTGCGACCTGGCGAACAATTCATCAAAATTGTTTACGATGAACTGGTGCGGGTGATGGGGGAAGAAAATGTTCCCCTAGTAGAAGTGGAAGAACAACCTACCATTGTGTTAATGGCTGGGTTACAAGGTACTGGTAAAACCACTGCTACTGCTAAGTTAGCTTTACATTTGCGGAAATTAGATCGCAGCTGTTTACTGGTGGCAACAGACGTATATCGTCCAGCAGCGATTGATCAGTTAATCACTTTAGGTAAGCAAATTGAAGTACCAGTATTTGAGCTGGGAAGCGATGCCGATCCAGTAGAAATTGCTCGTCAAGGTGTAGAACAAGCCAAGGCACAAGGCGTAAATACGGTAATTATTGATACGGCTGGTCGTCTGCAAATTGACCAAGACATGATGGCAGAACTAGCCCGCATTAAAGAAACCGTCCAGCCCCACGAAACCTTGCTAGTTGTGGACTCCATGACTGGGCAAGAGGCTGCAAATCTCACCCGTACCTTCCACGAACAGATTGGCATTACAGGCGCAATTCTAACCAAAATGGATGGTGATAGCCGTGGTGGTGCGGCGTTGTCGGTGCGGCAAATTTCCGGTGCGCCCATTAAGTTTGTCGGTGTAGGGGAAAAAGTCGAGGCGCTGCAACCATTTTACCCAGACCGGATGGCATCGCGGATTTTGGGCATGGGCGATGTCCTGACTTTGGTGGAAAAAGCCCAAGAAGAAATTGATTTGGCAGATGCCGAGCAAATGCAGGAGAAAATCCTGTCAGCAAAGTTTGACTTCACCGACTTTTTGAAGCAATTACGCTTACTGAAAAACATGGGTTCCCTGGGTGGAATCATCAAGATGATTCCCGGGATGAACAAGCTTTCGGACGACCAGCTAAAGCATGGAGAAACCCAGCTAAAACGCTGCGAAGCCATGATTAACTCCATGACTCGCCAAGAACGCCACGACCCTGATTTATTAGCTAGTTCTCCCAGCCGCAGACGGCGCATTGCTTCTGGTTCTGGTTATAAAGAAGCAGATGTGAGCAAACTAGTAGCTGATTTCCAAAAAATGCGATCGCTTATGCAACAAATGGGCCAAGGTCAATTTCCTGGTATGCCTGGAATGTTCGGCGGTGGCATGGGCAACGCCTTCGCTAGTGCAGGCAATCGTCCCGCAGCCCCCGGATGGCGTGGTTACCCCGGCAACCCTGGCGCAGCGAAAAAGAAAAAGAAAGACAAGAAAAGGAAAGGCTTTGGGAATCTTTAG
- a CDS encoding Uma2 family endonuclease: MTSNTLIPPTEIIHLSGISWQTYEKLLTELNASRRLRLTYNRGTLEIMVPSPEHESYKKILGRFVETLAEELEVKIEPLGSTTFKRAEISGVEPDECFYIENINVIRGKKRINLDQDPPPDLVIEIDITSSSTNRFEVYADMGVPEIWRYDGDFFSINILQNKKYIAVERSLAFPNLPLPEISNFLGQVGQKDYLDLVREFRNWVKNQIQKNK; this comes from the coding sequence ATGACTAGCAACACTCTCATCCCACCCACAGAAATTATTCACCTGTCAGGTATTAGTTGGCAAACTTATGAGAAGTTGCTAACTGAACTTAATGCTAGTCGCCGCCTCAGGCTTACTTATAATCGCGGTACTCTGGAAATTATGGTACCTTCACCTGAACATGAAAGTTATAAAAAAATCTTGGGTCGATTTGTTGAAACTCTAGCTGAAGAACTAGAAGTTAAGATTGAACCTCTTGGTTCTACTACTTTCAAGCGTGCAGAAATTAGCGGTGTAGAACCAGATGAATGCTTTTACATAGAAAACATCAATGTAATTAGAGGTAAAAAAAGAATAAATTTAGACCAAGATCCACCACCAGATTTAGTTATAGAAATTGATATTACCAGCAGTTCCACAAATCGTTTTGAAGTGTACGCTGATATGGGTGTGCCTGAAATATGGCGGTATGATGGCGATTTTTTTAGTATAAATATATTGCAAAATAAAAAATATATAGCTGTTGAGCGGAGTTTAGCATTTCCAAATTTGCCACTTCCAGAGATTTCTAATTTTTTAGGGCAAGTGGGACAAAAAGATTATTTAGATTTGGTAAGGGAATTTCGCAACTGGGTGAAAAATCAAATTCAGAAAAATAAATGA